The region ACAGACGACGGTTACTGCTTTGTATGCGGGCATAAAAATCCTATCGGGCTGAAACTGGATTTTTCCTTTGACGGTAATACCATTAAAACAGAATTTACCGGCTCAAAAGAGCATCAGGGGTATACTAATATCGTCCATGGCGGAATAATATCAACCCTGCTTGACGAGGCAATGGTAAAACTTGCCATAGCCATGAATATGCCTGTCGTAACCGCGCAAATGGAAATCCGCCTTAAGAAGGCTTTGACAGTCGGAGAAAAAATAATAGTTACCGCCGAAATTTTGAAAGATACAAAAAAGATTCTTGAAGCATCTGCAAAAGCAGTAACAGCGGACAATACACTCATTGCAGAGGCAACCGGAAAACTGGTCAGAGTTTAATATTTCCCGCTGAAATAATCTTCAAGAATCTGCCTGTGGTCAAAGGCAAGCTCGCCGGGGAGCGAATTCCTGGTGAAAATCCCGACCTCTTTGGCGTCATCCCCTGCCTTTGGTTTTCCATCAGCCTTTGCTATAAATATTACTGATACAGTGTGATGCCTTGGGTCCCTTTTGGGGTCTGAATAGGTGTGAAACTGCCGTAGAAGTCTGACATCAAGCCCTGTTTCTTCTTTTGCCTCTCTTATCACGGCATCTTCAATAGTCTCGCCGTAATCCACAAAACCGCCTGGAATCGCCCACCCGGGCGGAGGGTTCTTTCTCTTAATAAGGATGATGCCGTCTTCAATTTCTATGATTGCATCAACCGTAAGAAACGGATTTCTCGGAGTCTCATTCATAAAAGGAATACCACAGAACACATAGAGTATTTCATTGCAGAATTCAAAACAAATCTTTTCCTCTGTGATTAATTTTTTGATACAATTTTTTTATTTCTCTGTGTCAATCTGTGTTAATCTGTGGCTAATTTTTTCCTCTGTGTCCTCTGTGGTTAATTAAATTATTTAGATTCCTGCGGTTCTTCAAACTTTATATCAATATCCCTTTCAGGGGCTATCGTTGAAATGGCATGCTTGTAAATAAGCTGTTTGGTTTCCTGCTTTAATACTACGACAAAATTATCAAATCCCTTTATGGTTCCTTTCAGTCTTGCGCCGTTTACAAGAAAAATAACAACAGGGATATTTTCCTTCCTCAGAAAATTGAGAAATAAGTCCTGAAGGTTCTGGTTCTTTGTACTCATGTATCTCTCCTTTTTATTTTTTAGCTGTTTTTAACATAAAGCAATTCTTTTAGAATTTCAACCCCATTTGGAATCAGGCATGAGTTTTCTCACGGGGGAAACCTCATTCATAATCTTCAAAAGAATTTCACCTGCATTCACAATCCCGGTTATATCCATCCACCGGATATCAGGCTCTTTTTTAAACCATGTGAACTGCCTTTTAGCATACATCTTAGTGCGTTTCTTCAAGAGCTTAACAGCATCTTCCAAAGACATCAAGCCGTCAAGGTAAAGGCTTATTTCCTTATAGCCCAAAGACTGCATGGAAGAAAGGGCTGAAGGTATGAAGTTAAGAAGTTGAGAAGTTATGAAACTTTTGTCTTCTGCCTTTCTCTTATCCGCTGAACCTCTCATCTTCTCAACTTCAGTCAGTTTCAGAATCTCCCTGACCTCATCCACAAGCCCTGCTTCCATCATCTTATCTACCCTTTGCTCAATCATGCCGTAAAGTTCTTTCCTGTCCCTTAAAAGCCCTATCTTGATGAATTCATAATTTTGAGGAGTTGTGCCAGAATGCTGAAATTCCGAGATAGTCTTCTCCCCCTTCAGAGAAACCTCAAGCGCCCTGATTATCCGCCTTGTATCCTGAGGTTTGATTTTATCCGCCGATACAGGATCCAGCCTTTTAAGTTTTTCATAAAGGTAATTTTTTCCAAAGAGTTTTTCCTCTTCAAGGAGTTCTTCACGCAGATGCCAGTCTGCAGGCGGACCTTCAAAAAGCCCCCTTGTCAGTGTTTTTATGTAAAGCCCTGTGCCTCCGGCAACAACTGGGATCTTTCCCCTCCTGTGAAGCTCATCAATAATTTTTACAGCCCTGTCCCTGAACATTCCTGCGCTGAAATGCTCAGAAGAAGACAGGATGCTTATCAGGTGATGCCTCACTTCCTTAAGCTCAGGCAGAGAAGGCTTGGCAGTGCCGATATCCATGCCTTTGTAAATCTGCATAGAGTCAGCGCTGATTATTTCCGTATCAAGAGCCTTTGCAAGCAGGATTGAAACCGCTGTTTTCCCGACGCCCGTCGGACCGAGGAGGATAATGACTTTATTCATGCTGTTAAAGTTTCTGGATTCCCGCCTGCTTGCCTGAATAAAGACTGTCCAGCGGGCTTTTGGGAGCGTTTGACATATCCCTCATTACATGAGTATAAATCATGGTTGTTTCAACATTTTTATGACCTAATAATTCCTGAACTTCTCTTATATTAACCCCGCTCATTAATAGATGTGT is a window of Nitrospirota bacterium DNA encoding:
- a CDS encoding NUDIX hydrolase produces the protein MNETPRNPFLTVDAIIEIEDGIILIKRKNPPPGWAIPGGFVDYGETIEDAVIREAKEETGLDVRLLRQFHTYSDPKRDPRHHTVSVIFIAKADGKPKAGDDAKEVGIFTRNSLPGELAFDHRQILEDYFSGKY
- a CDS encoding tyrosine-type recombinase/integrase, with the translated sequence THLLMSGVNIREVQELLGHKNVETTMIYTHVMRDMSNAPKSPLDSLYSGKQAGIQKL
- a CDS encoding PaaI family thioesterase, which codes for MELTDDGYCFVCGHKNPIGLKLDFSFDGNTIKTEFTGSKEHQGYTNIVHGGIISTLLDEAMVKLAIAMNMPVVTAQMEIRLKKALTVGEKIIVTAEILKDTKKILEASAKAVTADNTLIAEATGKLVRV
- the miaA gene encoding tRNA (adenosine(37)-N6)-dimethylallyltransferase MiaA → MNKVIILLGPTGVGKTAVSILLAKALDTEIISADSMQIYKGMDIGTAKPSLPELKEVRHHLISILSSSEHFSAGMFRDRAVKIIDELHRRGKIPVVAGGTGLYIKTLTRGLFEGPPADWHLREELLEEEKLFGKNYLYEKLKRLDPVSADKIKPQDTRRIIRALEVSLKGEKTISEFQHSGTTPQNYEFIKIGLLRDRKELYGMIEQRVDKMMEAGLVDEVREILKLTEVEKMRGSADKRKAEDKSFITSQLLNFIPSALSSMQSLGYKEISLYLDGLMSLEDAVKLLKKRTKMYAKRQFTWFKKEPDIRWMDITGIVNAGEILLKIMNEVSPVRKLMPDSKWG
- the hfq gene encoding RNA chaperone Hfq, with translation MSTKNQNLQDLFLNFLRKENIPVVIFLVNGARLKGTIKGFDNFVVVLKQETKQLIYKHAISTIAPERDIDIKFEEPQESK